The sequence CTCAATAGTCACAAGTAAAACAAGGAACAGTAATATATGGATTTTTTACGAGATGGTTCAGTCCATCCTGCAGTGTTCTTTTACGCTATCATCAGTATCGGTATTTCGATTGTCTGTTTTTTATTAGCTAAAGATAAAAGGCGAAATACAGTTATTGCCGTTGTTACAGGCCTTGTTCCAATATTAAATTACTTTGCACTTGCCTACTATGTTGGTATTACAAAGTTGGATGTGACTGAAGAAATTTAAAGAGTGTAATCTGTTGGATTTTAAGGGTGAGTAATATGTTTCGCTATTTATTGTTGGTTTCAATGCTGCTTTTGTCTAGCTGTGCCAGTGTAGATAAAACAAGTGTGAAATTAAGCTCTGCTACTATTCATAAAGTAAGTTACATAAAAAGTTCTGATGGCATTTTTGAGTTCTCATTCGATTACGTTATTGATAATTTTGTAAATTATAAAAATATCTATTTTTGTTCCGTGCATGTGCTTGCTATTGGTGGGAAAACTATTATGTCGCCTGCAGAGGGCGAGTCTTCAGCTTGTTCTATTGATACATTTAGCGGAAAGGCTAAAGTAAATTGGACTGCAAAAGGGGATATTAAATCTGATTTGTCTATTCAATATTTTATTGCTATCTATCAAAATGAATCTAAAGATTTAAGCCAAAGTATTGCTAATAGCCAGTTAGCTAAGTTAGAAATCTAATTTTGCAAGAGATAGGAGATGCATAGCTTTTTAAATGTGAAACGTTAACTTTACTCTTACAGAAGTTCACCTATCCCCTGCGAAGTTGCTGATTAGCATGAAGCTAGTCTTTTATGTGCTTAATTTTTTAATTAGCCCATAAAAAATACATGCTGTAGCTAATGGGTACACCTGATAGGGCACTGTTGCACCAGTGACCTTCTAAAACATGGATGTTTTAGTAGAGCCTACAAGGATGTATTTACGGCGTGTCACTGGGGTAACAGTGCGAAAGCCTGCGGCAGGCAATGAGTTGCATCATTACTTTACAGCGATATTGTTGCTAGTTCGCAATGCAAAACGAACCAGCAACATCGGGTGTGGGGTGAAGCCCCACGACCTTTTCGGTCGCAAGACCGATCTTAGATCTCAAACCGCGTTAGCGTAATAACGATCCCGACTAATTTTAAAAATCAGTCAGGATCACTCCCTATTCAGGGTCATAATCCAACACTGGCGCCAGCCACTTCTCCGTCTCGGCAACAGTCATCCCCTTGCGCTTAGCGTAATCCTCCACCTGATCGCGACCAATATTGCTCACGCCAAAGTAGCGGGATTTCGGGTGGGCGAAATACCAGCCAGATACTGCGGCGGTGGGGAACATGGCGTAGCTTTCGGTAATGTTTAAGTCGATGGTTTCATTCGGCTTTAACAGTTCCCACAGCAGGCCTTTTTCGGTGTGATCCGGGCAAGCGGGGTAACCCGGTGCGGGGCGAATGCCCTTGTATTTTTCGCGAATTAACGCCTCGTTATCGAGCTGCTCATCGGCGGCATACCCCCAAAACTCTTTACGTACGCGCTCGTGCATCCGCTCGGCAAAGGCTTCGGCTAAACGGTCGGCTAAGCATTTGAGCATAATGGCGTTGTAGTCATCATGATTTGCCTCAAAGCGGGCGACATGCTCATCAATCCCATGACCTGCGGTGACCGCAAAGCCGCCCATATAGTCGGCAACGCCGCTGTCTTTGGGCGCGACAAAATCGGCCAGACAGAAGTTATCGTTACCCACCCGCTCAAGCTGCATCCGCAGGTGATGAGTGGTCAGCTCAACCTCTGTGCGAGTCTCGTCGGTATAAAGCTCGATATCATCAAAGCCAACTGTGTTAGCGGGAAACAGCCCAATCACGCCCTTGGCGGTGAGCCACTTTTCTTCGATGATTTTTTTAAGCATCGCCTTGCCGTCGCTAAACAGTTTTTGCGCCTCAACGCCCACCACTTTATCGCTTAAGATTTCAGGGTAATGGCCGTGCAGCTCCCACGCGCGGAAGAACGGCGTCCAGTCTATACGGTCGACTAAATCGGTTAATGGATAATCATCAAACACTTGGCGACCGAGTACGTTTGGCTTAAATGGGCTGTAATTGGCCCAGTCGTGCTGGCAGCGGTTTTCGCGGGCGGCCTCTAGCGAGACGATTTCCTTACGCTTAGCTTGGGATAAACGCTTGGTGCGCATATCGTCGTACTCGGCATAGGTTTCATCAATGGTTGCTTGGCGGGTTTCGTTATTGACCAGTTTGCTGACCATGGGCACGGCGCGGGAGGCGTCGGCAATGTAAATCGCGCCATGGGGATAATGGGGCGCAATCTTCACCGCCGTATGGATTTTCGAGCAGGTTGCGCCGCCGATAATCGCCGGAATGGTGAGGCCTTCACGGTGGAAGGTTTTGACGTTATGCACCATCTCATCAAGGCTTGGGGTAATCAGCCCAGACATGCCGATAATATCGATATTGTGTTCTTTCACCGCCTCAAGAATGCGCTCTACCGACACCATCACGCCTAAATCGAACACTTCAAAGCCATTACAGGCGAGTACCACGCCAACAATATTTTTGCCGATATCGTGCACATCGCTTTTTACGGTCACCATCAAAATCTTACCGTTCGACTGACCTGCGACTTTTTCCTTTTCAATAAAGGGATTGAGGTAGGCCACGGCCTTTTTCATCACCCGCGCGGATTTGACCACCTGTGGCAGGAACATTTTGCCCGAGCCAAACAGGTCGCCGACGATATTCATGCCGTCCATCAGCGGGCCTTCAATCACATCCAGCGGACGTGAGGCGGCTTGGCGAGCGGCTTCGGTATCTTCATCAATAAACTCGGTGATGCCTTTGACCAGCGCATGGGCTAAACGCTGATTAACAGGCCATGAGCGCCATTCTAAATCTTCTTTTTTGGCGCTACTTGAACCATCGCCACGGAATTTTTCAGCAATCTCAAGCAATTGCTCGGTATTGTTCGAGCCTTCAACCGGGCAAGGTAGGTTGAGCACCACGTTTTCGACCCGCACTTTAAGCTCGGGGTCGATATCGTCAAAAATCGCTAATTGGCCCGCGTTGACAATCCCCATATCCATGCCGACTTTAATGGCGTGGTACAAAAATACCGCGTGAATCGCCTCACGCACTGGGTTGTTACCGCGGAAGGAGAACGACACGTTCGACACCCCGCCGGAAATCATTGCATGGGGCAGGGTGGCTTTAATCTCTTTAATGGCATCAATAAAATCGACAGCATAGTTATCGTGCTCATCGATACCTGTGGCAATCGCGAAGATATTCGGGTCGAAGATAATGTCTTCGGGCGGGAAACCCACCTTATCGACCAGCACGCGGTAGGCGCGGGTACAGATCTCGACTTTGCGTGCTTTAGTGTCGGCTTGGCCTTGCTCGTCGAACGCCATAATAATGGCTGCTGCGCCATAGCGTTTAACGAGGGTCGCTTGCTCGATAAACTTCTCTTCGCCTTCCTTCAAGGAGATTGAGTTAACAATGCCTTTGCCTTGAATACATTTGAGGCCCGCTTCAATCACTTCCCACTTCGAGGAGTCGATCATAATCGGCACGCGGCTGATATCTGGCTCAGAGGCGATCAAGTTTAAAAACTTGTGCATGATCTCCACGCCATCAAGCATGCCTTCGTCCATGTTGATGTCGATGATCTGCGCGCCGCTTTCTACCTGTTCACGGGCGACGTCGAGCGCTTGCTCGAACTTGCCTTCTTTAATCAGCTTTAAAAATTTGGCCGAGCCAGTAACGTTAGTGCGCTCGCCCACGTTCACAAACAGGGTTTGGGCGTCGATAGTGAGCGGTTCCAAACCCGCGAGGCGACAGGCGACAGGGATCTCGGGTAATACGCGCGGTGCAAACTGCTCCACGGCTTCACGAATGACCTTAATATGCTCGGGCGTGCTACCACAGCAGCCGCCGATAATGTTGAGCATGCCTTCACGGGCCCATTCTTGGATAACCTTGGCCATGTCCTCTGGGGTTTCATCGTAACCGCCAAACTCGTTTGGTAAACCTGCGTTAGGGTGCGCCGACACATAACATTCGGCGATGCGTGACAGTTCTTCAACGTAGGGACGCAGCTCTTTTGGCCCAAGGGCGCAGTTAAGGCCGATAGATAACGGCTTGATATGGCGAAGGGAGTTATAAAAGGCTTCGGTGGTTTGTCCGGTCAGGGTACGGCCCGAGGCATCGGTAATGGTGCCGGAGATCATCACTGGCAAACGCGCAGGCGAGTTAGCGCCAAACAGTTCATCGAATACGGTTTCGATGGCAAATAGCGCTGCCTTGGCGTTTAAGGTATCGAAAATGGTCTCGACCATAATGATATCGGCACCGCCCTCAATCAGCGCGCGGGTCGATTCGCAGTAAGCGGTCACTAACTCATCGAAGTGGATATTACGAAAGCCAGGGTCGTTCACATCGGGGCTGATAGAGCAGGTACGGTTAGTGGGCCCTAACACACCAGCGACGTAACGTGGCTTGCCTGTGGCCTGTTCGATTGCATCACAGGCCTCACGCGCAAGGCGCGCGCCTTCGCGGTTAATTTCGGCGGACAATGACTGCATGTCATAATCGGCCATGGCGATAGTGGTGGCGTTAAAGGTATTGGTTTCAATAATATCGGCACCGGCTAATAAGTAGTCGGTGTGAATTTGTTTGATAATATGTGGCTGAGTCAGGACTAACAGGTCGTTATTACCCTTTACATCGGTATGCCAATCCTTGAAACGCTCGCCGCGATAATCGGCTTCTTCCAGCTTGTAGCCTTGGATCATCGTGCCCATGGCACCGTCTAAGATCAGAATGCGCGTCGACAGCTGGTTACGAATGTCTGCCAGTGTGTGGCTCGCTCGATTGGGTGATATCGCCATAAAATGATTACCTTTACTACAGCTAAGTTGAGTCCAAAAGTATGCAATTTTGCGGCAAATTGCATTTTATTATTGAATGTCGTTCGTTTTGTTTTGGACATTTATACGTATAGACGTCCATAATACGCGACATCGGATTGTCAGGGCAAGGTGAAAGTCATTAGGAGCGAGAATCTAGAATCTAGAGTCTAGGTCCTAAGATTTTTAAAAGGCATATATGAAACAAGTTCGCTTATTACTGTTGCGCCATGGGGAATGCGAGGGCGGGGCGATTTTACGTGGCCGCGTTGATGTGCCTTTAAGTGCCAAGGGCTGGCGGCAGATGTCGGCGGCAGTCGCTTTGCAGGTCTGTGAGTGCCACGGTATTTATAGCTCCACCTCGAGGCGCTGTGCTGAATTTGCCAAGGTGTTGGCGACTAAGCATGCTAGCGCGTCCGTCAGTTCAAGCTTCGCCAGTGCCAGTTCAAACTGCATCAGTTCAAACAACTTTGCTGCGCCAACATCTTCGCCGCTTGAGGTCAGCCTGCTGGAGGATCTACAAGAAATGGATTTTGGCGATTGGGATGGTCGCTTGCTCGATGAGTTATATCAACAGGATGGCGAGCGCATGGCGGCCTATTGGCAAGATCCTTGGGCTGTAGCGCCGCCCAAGGGTGAAACGATGGCCGATTTTGAGGCCCGAGTTGATCGCGCAATTGCGGCCATTCTCGAGCAAGCATTTGCGTGCCTTCCCCTTGGTGATAAACCCGCCGATGCTGCAGCTGATACTGCGGCCAATATTTGGGTGGTGACCCACGGTGGGGTGATCCGTCATTTAATGGCGAGGGCGTTGGGGGCGGTGAAAGCCGTGGGTTTTTATAGTCAGCTCACCCTGCCCGTGGCGGCGCTGGTGACTATCAATGTACTTGAAGATAACCAAGGGACTCGATACTGGCGCTTAGACTGGCCATCGGGCCATGGTGAGTGAGGTTTGCATCAGCATCAAATGCGATGTTGAACATTTTCTGATTTAAACGGCATTGCCTAATGAGCCAGATATAGGATAATGCTTTTCCTTGATGTTTGAGTGAGATAGCGCATTTTGTTCGCTAAGCTTAAATGTCGCAGAAATAGGTGTTGGGAATTTCGCGCTAACCTATGCTATTGCATTAAGGTCATAAACGCCGGATCAACCCAAATATAATAGGGAATCGGGGCGCTGCCCGTCAGCCAGCCCGAACTGTACCCGCAACTGTGAGTAGTTAAAAGAAGCGCCTAGATTCTAGATTCTAGATTCTAGATTCTAGATTCTAGATTCTAAAGCCTAGCACCTTCTTTTCTACAAGTCAGGAGACCTGCCTATTGCTGTTTTCGCTGCGTGCAGCCTTAGTTCTCGAGCGGGTGACTCGAGGGAGCAGAAGATGATATTGATACGTCTCGCCCTGTGGCCCATGGCGCAGCAGGGTTTTGGCAACACAAAATATGCCTGTGGGAGTGGCTTTTAATGCAGCCTTCCACATCAACAGTTACATCAACAGTTGCGCAACCTTCGGCGGCGCGAACTCATGTGGGACTCAATGTCAGCCAAGATGTGGCACTCAATGTCAGCCAATTGAGTTGGACCATCGAAGGCAAAACCATTCTCTCTGGGGTTAACTTTGCCCTGCAGCGCGGTGAAATGCTGGGATTAATCGGCCCTAACGGGGCGGGTAAATCCAGTTTACTGCGTTGTCTATATCGTTTTATTCGCCCGACTCAGGGGCAGATCAGCTTGTTTTCGCAGGATATTAGTCAGCTTTCGCCCAAGGCATTTGCCTGTAAAGTGGCCGTAGTGCAGCAGGATACGCCGCACTATTTTGATATGACCACAGAGCAACTGGTTGCCATGGGACTCACGCCCCATAAAGGAATGTTTGATAGCCATTCCAGCGGTGATAGCGACAAAATTATTAAAGCGCTTGAGAAGGTTGGCCTTAGTCATAAGTTGCATCAGCAATATGAGCGGCTTTCGGGCGGCGAGAAACAACGGGCGCTGATTGCCCGCGCTATCGTGCAACAACCACTGCTACTGATTTTAGATGAACCCACAAATCACCTCGATGTGCGCTACCAAATACAAATTTTGGAGCTGGTTCGAAGCCTTGGCATTAGTGTGATTGCCTCGATTCATGATCTGAATCTGGCAAGCGCCCTGTGTGATAGTTTGCTGCTACTCGATAATGGGCAAGTGAGCGCCATGGGCACGCCAACTGAGGTGTTGACTGAGGAGCGCATTGCCCAAGTTTTTGGGGTTTGCGCCCAAGTGATGCCCCATCCACAACATGCTAACCCGTTGATTAATTACTTCTATGGCTATCAAAAATCATATGGCTATCAAAAATCAAAGACAGATGAAGAGGGCGCAATCCATCCTCCCCATATCATTAATGGGGTGAAAACCCCATCATGATAAGCAGACTTAAGCTGATTACCCTGTTAACCCCTATTTTTACGCCATTAACTCGCCAGCAATGGCTGATGTTAGCCTTGGTGGGTTTTACTCTGCTGACGCCGATTGCGGCCGCCAGTTTTGGCGCGGCGAATATCAGCTTTTTAGATGTTTTTAATGTTTTTATAGATAAATTCAGTCAGTTATTTATGGGTGAGAATGCGCCAAGCACTGCCGCGATGACGGATCGGATTGTGATGGAATTAAGGCTACCACGAATATTGCTCGCCTTTGTGGCGGGGGCGGGGCTGTCTTTGGCGGGCAGTGTGTTGCAAACCGTGACTCGCAATCCCCTTGCCGACCCTTATTTGTTTGGGATTAGCTCAGGAGCCTCCTTTGGCGCTGTGGTGATGCTGACGTTGTTTTCCGGTTCAGGTTTTTTTGCGAATGCGGGTGTGATTGCCAACTCGGGAATATTTAGTGGTGCGGAAATATTGGCTGGGCTCCAGTGGTTTAGTTTGCCCTTTGGCGCTTTTATTGGTGCCAGTTTATCCGTACTTATTGTTTTGGCTTTATCGGGGTTAGGGCTCAACAGCCAAGTTGAACGCATGCTGCTCTCAGGGGTGGCAACATCGTTTATGTTTGGCGCGTTAACCAGTTTGCTGCTGTATTTTGCCAGCCCGCAGGCCACGGCATCCGTGCTTTTTTGGAGTTTGGGCAGTTTTGCTAAGGCCAGTTGGTCGCTATTAATTTTGCCGACCATCGTTGTGCTGGTGAGTTTTTTTATCATCCTCGGTTGGAAGCGGCAGATTATGGCTTTGCAAGCGGGGGATGAAACGGCCCATACCTTAGGGGTGAATGTGCCCAAATTACGCCTCAATATGTTGCTGCTGTGCTCGTTAATTACCGCCATTTTAGTGGCGACCTGCGGCGGTATTGGCTTTGTTGGATTAATGATCCCCCATACGGTGCGCTTGTTATTTCCTGGTCGTCAGCCAATCCTGCTCACTGCATTGGTGGGTGGCCTGTTTATGGTGTGGATTGATGTGCTTGCGAGATGTTTGCTGGGCAATCAAGAGCTGCCCGTGGGGATTATTACCGCCTCGATAGGCAGTTTTTTCTTTTTGCTTATTCTGCGTCGGCGAAAGGTGGCCAGTTAATTTAACCTGAACTCGGGGTAACGAGTGTCGAAAAAACCTAAATTTAACAAACTAAATTAATGATATAAATAATTGTTTTTAAATGGATAAATATTTTTTACTGAATGCGCAGATTTTTGCGCATATGAAGGCGCTCTGTCGTACGCCATAGCGAGCTATGGTTAGACAGAGCAACGCAGAGTGGCCCGAAAAGATGCCTATTCAGCGGCTCTACTTATCCCGGGCTCAGGTTAATTTAATGCTTAAGATGTATGGAAAATAGGCGTGGGATGCGCCGTAGTTATTCAATTTGGATTAGCGAGTGGAGTGTGAATGTCTCAATCAAGCCTGTCATTTCAAATCGAGCCTGTGAGTAAAGCGCAGGATCAGGTTATTCAACAGAAAATCGATCTTAAGACTAAGCCGCCCGGTGCCTTAGGGATGCTAGAATCCTTAGCTCTGCAAATCGCTCGCATCCAAGGGCCGCAGCAATTGCAGATCGTCAAACCCACCATGTTGGTATTTGCGGGGGATCATGGCATTGCAGCCGAAGGGGTTTCAATTGCCCCAAGTGAAGTGACCCACCAAATGGTACAAAACTTTGCTGAAGGCGGCGCGGCCATCAATGTGTTTTGTCGGCAATTAGGCTTAACGCTTGAAGTGATTGATTGCGGTATTCTCACCCCTGTTGAGGGTGTTGAAGGGATTATCGATCAACGCCTTGGTGCGGGTACTGGCGCTATTCACTTAGAACCCGCTATGTCTTTGGATTGCGTAGATAAAGGTTTTGCCATGGCGCGGGAGTTAATTGAGCGTCACCATCAAGCGGGCTGTAATCTGGTCGCGTTTGGTGAAATGGGTATTGGCAACACTTCCTCTGCGGCGGCGATTATGGCGGCGATTATGCAGTTAGAAGTGGCCGATTGTGTGGGTCGTGGCACGGGGATCAATAGTGAGACCTTAGCGCGTAAGTTAACGCTGGTTGAACTGGCGCTGCTGTCGCATCAAAGTGCCATGACGGGGCCAAAACAAGTGCTGGCGTGTCTTGGTGGATTTGAAATTGTGCAAATGACTGGCGCAATGCTGGCTGCAGCCGAGCGGAAAATGTTGGTGGTTGTGGATGGTTTTATCGCGACTGCCGCCGCGTTAGTGGCAGTGACTATCAATGCTAATGTGCGGGATTATCTGATTTTTGCCCATCGCTCCGAGGAGCAAGGTCATCAACGCATGCTGGAACATTTACAGGCTAAACCCTTGTTATCTTTGGGCCTGAGATTAGGTGAAGGCACAGGCGCCGCCCTAGCATTGCCGTTAATTCAAGCTGCAGCAAATTTTTACAATCAAATGGCGAGTTTTAGTGATGCTGGGATTGAGGCTGTTGTATGATGTAGCTCTGCTAAGTTATTTATTTAACTTATTTAAAATAATAACTTTTAGCTAACCGTTTTAACTTTAAACCTTGCTGCAAGTGTGTATTCACTAAGGATGCTTTATGTCAGAACGCGAAAGCTGGCACAAAGAGATAGATTTGTTTTTTGTGGCCATGGGCTATTTTACCCGCATTCCTATGCCCAAATGGGTCGAAGTCGATGCCGATAAACTCAATAAAGCCAGTCGTTACTTTGGCCTAGTGGGTCTGTTGGTGGGACTGTTAAGCGCCATTATCTTTTGGCTCACCCAAAACTGGTTGCCTGCTGGGGTGTCGGTATTGCTGTCGATGTTAACGGGTATCCTGTTGACCGGTGGATTCCACGAAGATGGGTTAGCCGATACCTTCGATGGCTTCGGTGGCGGTTGGACGGCCGAAGACAAGCTGCGAATTATGAAGGATTCTCGCCTTGGCAGTTACGGCGCTTTAGCCTTGATTATGGTGCTGCTGCTTAAATGGCAATTATTAGTAGAATTAGCACTTTATGACCCCGTGGTTGCCGGTTCGGCAATGATTGTCGCCCACACTGTGAGCCGTGTGGTGGCCGCGAGTCTTATCTTTACCGAGACATACGTGCGTGATGATGAGACCAGCAAGTCCAAGCCATTAGCCCAGCATCAAGGCATTAATGATCTATTTATTTTGATCGCCAGCGGTGTGTTAGTGCTGCTGGTGCTTAAGGGAATTGCTGCCCTGTCGTTGCTGTTAGTGATGATAGGGTTGCGCCGTTTGATTGTGGTGATTTTTAGACGTCAAATTGGTGGTTACACAGGCGATACCTTAGGCGCTGCGCAGCAAATTTGTGAAATCGTGTGTTATTTTGTACTGCTGGTTGTGGGTGGCATATTGTGATCCATTTAGTACTAGGCGGCGCACGTAGCGGCAAGAGTCGTTACGGCGAAACCTTAGTACGCCAGTATACGGCTTTAGGATTCGATGCCTGTTATGTAGCGACAGCGCAGGCACTCGATGCTGAAATGGCCAGTCGGATCCGTTTACATCAGGACGGTCGTGCCATGGATGATATCGACTGGCAGCTAGTCGAAGAACCTTTGGCATTAACCGCCAGGCTTAAGCGTTTAGCCAAACCTGGTAGGGTGATTTTGGTGGATTGCTTAACACTTTGGTTAAGCAATCAATTACTTGCAGGAAACCCTGCGGATGAACCCGCCTCGACCGATTCCGATTTTGCCATAACGGTTGCTACATCCTCTAAACATGATGCGTTAGCCCAGTGGCGACAGGCAAAAGCGGAATTTGTGGGGGCGTTAAACGCGCTTGAAGGTGCGGTGATTTTAATCAGTAATGAAGTAGGCTCTGGCATTGTGCCCATGGGGGAACTAAGTCGCCAATTTGTCGATGAGGCGGGCTGGTTAAATCAAGCTGTTGCGGCGGTTGCGGACAATGTGACCTTAGTGGTGGCAGGTTTACCGCTGGTGCTGAAATCGAGCTAATGCTTAGATTAAGCTAATGTTTGATCGAGTGAATGTTATTCTGAGCTGCTTTCGCGTTTCGTTCGTATTAAAAGATGCGCCTTTTATCTAATTCCTCTATTGAGTCATATTCCTACCCATGCATGTAAATAAAGCGCCCGCATCCACGGTAACCGATATAGCGGCAACCTCTTGCTTGTCTCAAACACTGCCCCAAGGCGCCAAAGTATTAATGGTGCAGGGCACCACCTCTGATGCAGGCAAAAGCACGTTGGTGGCGGGAATATGTCGATTACTGGCCCGTCAGGGCGTCAACGTCGCGCCTTTTAAACCGCAGAATATGGCGCTCAATAGTGCCGTGACTGTTGATGGCGGCGAGATTGGCCGCGCACAGGCGCTGCAAGCCGCGGCCTGTTATTTAGTGCCTCATACTGATTTCAACCCGATTTTACTCAAACCCAGTTCAGATACGGGCGCCCAAATTATTGTGCAGGGTAAAGCGTTAACGACACTCGAAGCCTCGGCTTTTTTTGGAGAAAAATCGAAAGATTATAAAGCCATGGCCCTTAATGCCGTGTTGGACTCCTTTGAACGCCTAGGTCAGCAATATCACACCATAGTGGTTGAAGGGGCGGGGAGCCCAGCTGAAATCAACCTGCGTGCTGGGGATATTGCCAATATGGGCTTTGCCGAAGCGGTTGATTGCCCCGTGATTATTATTGCCGATATCGACAAAGGCGGCGTGTTTGCCCATTTGGTCGGGACCTTGGCGCTGTTATCCGAGTCAGAACAGGCGCGGGTAAAGGGTTTTGTGATCAATCGCTTTCGCGGCGATATCAGCCTGTTGCAGTCTGGTATTGATTGGCTTGAGGCGTATACGCAAAAGCCAGTATTGGGCGTGCTGCCCTATTTGCATGATTTACACTTAGACGCCGAGGATGCGCTCACTGACTCGCCAACTAAGCAGGCCAAGAGTTGTTTTAAGGTGCGAGTGCTGGTTTATCCGCGCACCAGTAATCACACGGATGTTGATCCGCTGAGGCTGCATCCCGATATCGATTTTGATTATGTGTCACTCCAGACGCAAGCCTTAGCTCAGACGCCGGAGATCGCCGCCGATTTGCTGATTTTGCCTGGTAGTAAGAATGTCCGAGCCGATCTGGCTTTTTTACGTGAGCAGGGCTGGGATAAGCAAATTGCTAAGCATTTGCGCTACGGCGGTAAAGTGCTGGGAATTTGTGGTGGTTATCAAATGCTGGGTGAGCGCATTGCCGATCCGTTAGCGATTGAAGATGTGTTCGGTACTAGCCAAGGGCTAGGTTATTTACCCATCAGCACCGAATTTAAAGCCGAAAAGCAGTTACGTTGCGTCGCAGGCGAGTTGACATTGATAGGGCAGACTGTGGCAGTCAAAGGTTATGAGATCCACTGCGGTGAGTCCCAATATCTCACGTCCAGTGATGCCGCCAAGGGCGCGCCATTACGCTTGATAAATGAGTTAACTTGCGATGAACAGGCGGAAAAGTCTTTTGCCGACGGCTGTTTAAGTGAGGACGGGCAAGTGCTAGGCACTTATTTACACGGGCTATTCGACAGCCCTGATGCGTGCCAGTTAATTCTGCGTTGGGCGGGATTAGAA comes from Shewanella oneidensis MR-1 and encodes:
- a CDS encoding adenosylcobinamide-GDP ribazoletransferase; this encodes MSERESWHKEIDLFFVAMGYFTRIPMPKWVEVDADKLNKASRYFGLVGLLVGLLSAIIFWLTQNWLPAGVSVLLSMLTGILLTGGFHEDGLADTFDGFGGGWTAEDKLRIMKDSRLGSYGALALIMVLLLKWQLLVELALYDPVVAGSAMIVAHTVSRVVAASLIFTETYVRDDETSKSKPLAQHQGINDLFILIASGVLVLLVLKGIAALSLLLVMIGLRRLIVVIFRRQIGGYTGDTLGAAQQICEIVCYFVLLVVGGIL
- the cobU gene encoding bifunctional adenosylcobinamide kinase/adenosylcobinamide-phosphate guanylyltransferase, coding for MIHLVLGGARSGKSRYGETLVRQYTALGFDACYVATAQALDAEMASRIRLHQDGRAMDDIDWQLVEEPLALTARLKRLAKPGRVILVDCLTLWLSNQLLAGNPADEPASTDSDFAITVATSSKHDALAQWRQAKAEFVGALNALEGAVILISNEVGSGIVPMGELSRQFVDEAGWLNQAVAAVADNVTLVVAGLPLVLKSS
- a CDS encoding cobyric acid synthase, whose product is MVQGTTSDAGKSTLVAGICRLLARQGVNVAPFKPQNMALNSAVTVDGGEIGRAQALQAAACYLVPHTDFNPILLKPSSDTGAQIIVQGKALTTLEASAFFGEKSKDYKAMALNAVLDSFERLGQQYHTIVVEGAGSPAEINLRAGDIANMGFAEAVDCPVIIIADIDKGGVFAHLVGTLALLSESEQARVKGFVINRFRGDISLLQSGIDWLEAYTQKPVLGVLPYLHDLHLDAEDALTDSPTKQAKSCFKVRVLVYPRTSNHTDVDPLRLHPDIDFDYVSLQTQALAQTPEIAADLLILPGSKNVRADLAFLREQGWDKQIAKHLRYGGKVLGICGGYQMLGERIADPLAIEDVFGTSQGLGYLPISTEFKAEKQLRCVAGELTLIGQTVAVKGYEIHCGESQYLTSSDAAKGAPLRLINELTCDEQAEKSFADGCLSEDGQVLGTYLHGLFDSPDACQLILRWAGLEDAQAIDINAIREQQLDRLADVLAEHLDLPQLQAILTASVKP